From one Pontibacillus sp. HMF3514 genomic stretch:
- a CDS encoding acyl-CoA thioesterase → MDKKPCIDSLVVKNSHVLPTDTNNHGTLFGGQLMAYMDDVAAIAATRHARNPVVTASTDSVDFLYPVNAGDAICLEAFVTWTRNTSMEIFVKAVTEELLSGKRAVCATAFMTFVAVDDQNNPIQVPTVYPETEEEQWLHDGAAKRAEQRKERRGVSKEFAQKFGTDFPWGR, encoded by the coding sequence ATGGATAAAAAACCTTGTATTGACTCGTTAGTCGTAAAGAACTCCCACGTTCTACCGACTGATACAAATAATCATGGGACATTATTTGGTGGGCAGCTAATGGCCTATATGGATGATGTAGCTGCGATTGCTGCGACACGTCATGCACGTAATCCTGTGGTGACAGCATCCACAGACTCAGTGGACTTTTTATATCCGGTCAACGCTGGGGACGCCATTTGCCTTGAGGCATTTGTTACATGGACGCGAAATACTTCCATGGAGATTTTTGTTAAGGCTGTAACAGAAGAACTGCTATCTGGAAAGCGTGCTGTATGTGCTACAGCTTTCATGACATTCGTAGCTGTGGATGATCAGAATAACCCGATTCAGGTTCCAACGGTATATCCTGAAACAGAAGAAGAACAATGGCTTCACGATGGTGCAGCGAAACGAGCTGAACAACGTAAAGAGCGTCGTGGCGTATCAAAAGAATTCGCTCAAAAATTTGGAACGGACTTTCCTTGGGGAAGATAA
- a CDS encoding tryptophan 2,3-dioxygenase family protein: MDYSKGKTLTDYEKYIRTEELLSLQKSGDELACNDELTFQMIHQIAELHFKLMIQYIHLADECMKKNDVHEAAQQIDRVNMHLDHLPNVFDMVKVISPRDYHTIRLALGQGSGQDSPGFNEVLRLGPTLWEPFKALLDKRELTPLEVHKEPGEHEQLFRLMQGLIRFDENFQSFRHHHIQLVRRMIGLNTQSLKGIPAQALERGVKYEFYPELWQAICDLTDWTGSSYDTKPLE, encoded by the coding sequence GTGGATTATTCAAAAGGAAAAACGTTAACAGATTACGAAAAGTATATTCGAACTGAAGAGTTACTTAGTCTGCAAAAATCAGGCGATGAGCTAGCTTGCAATGATGAACTAACGTTTCAAATGATTCACCAAATTGCAGAGCTTCATTTTAAATTAATGATTCAATATATTCATTTAGCAGATGAATGTATGAAGAAAAATGATGTTCACGAAGCAGCCCAACAAATTGATCGTGTAAATATGCACCTTGATCACTTACCGAATGTTTTTGATATGGTGAAAGTGATTAGCCCGAGAGATTACCATACAATTCGCCTTGCACTGGGGCAGGGAAGCGGTCAGGATTCACCAGGTTTTAATGAAGTACTTCGCTTGGGACCAACCTTATGGGAACCATTCAAAGCTCTGTTAGATAAACGTGAGTTAACCCCACTTGAAGTTCATAAAGAGCCAGGAGAGCATGAACAATTATTCCGACTCATGCAAGGTTTAATTCGATTTGATGAGAACTTCCAATCTTTCCGTCATCACCATATTCAATTAGTTCGTCGTATGATTGGCTTAAATACACAGAGTCTTAAAGGAATACCAGCACAAGCGCTGGAGCGTGGTGTGAAATACGAATTCTACCCGGAACTCTGGCAAGCGATTTGCGACCTAACAGATTGGACCGGTTCAAGCTACGACACGAAACCACTAGAGTAA
- a CDS encoding bifunctional 2-polyprenyl-6-hydroxyphenol methylase/3-demethylubiquinol 3-O-methyltransferase UbiG has protein sequence MSSLLKVAHEDKPYSEEHLDFTELQPSFRVDLRRYSEQEYNKFVTMNTVSDWSSLSWKDVGRPYEVKANSKDRDQYEQQFGKSMSVHTSWQYFNRAFHEWFVKDVPSEQQKKKKAFKESLGSFNPKAIKAALGDVARIQLWNYAHRIEDGVWDPRGKRALFEGLDVKKPRILFLGAAEGYEAMQIAAMYPSAEVVMVDYDEYCKTTRFQDFPETYPFLGDNPNTGQTSVYYKNDFNIEYVVDDIRNLDYGKEFDIVLSVGLLEHFPDEYKPEVVDWHRKFLKTGGYAIFTTPRNQFKSRMYYRIMADVMNHTYRELMTLEQMGLYIYENGFDIVQSGYIKVHNGVVAKAR, from the coding sequence ATGTCTTCTTTATTGAAGGTCGCTCATGAAGATAAACCTTATTCCGAGGAACACCTTGATTTTACTGAACTACAACCAAGCTTTAGAGTGGATTTAAGACGCTATTCAGAACAAGAGTACAATAAGTTTGTCACAATGAATACAGTTTCTGATTGGTCCTCTTTGTCATGGAAAGATGTGGGGAGACCTTATGAAGTAAAGGCGAATTCAAAAGATCGAGATCAGTATGAACAACAATTTGGCAAATCTATGAGTGTGCACACATCATGGCAATATTTTAACAGAGCGTTTCATGAATGGTTTGTAAAAGATGTACCATCAGAACAACAGAAGAAGAAAAAGGCATTTAAGGAAAGCTTAGGTTCATTCAATCCAAAGGCTATTAAAGCAGCATTAGGGGATGTAGCTCGCATTCAACTGTGGAATTACGCCCACAGAATTGAGGATGGAGTTTGGGACCCACGCGGAAAAAGAGCACTCTTTGAAGGGTTAGATGTTAAGAAACCTCGGATTTTGTTCTTGGGTGCTGCGGAAGGATATGAGGCGATGCAAATTGCTGCGATGTATCCTAGCGCTGAGGTGGTAATGGTTGATTATGATGAGTATTGTAAAACTACTCGCTTTCAAGATTTCCCTGAAACCTATCCTTTTCTAGGTGATAACCCAAACACTGGACAAACGAGTGTTTACTATAAAAACGATTTTAATATTGAATATGTTGTGGATGATATTCGCAACCTTGATTATGGAAAAGAGTTTGATATCGTTCTATCAGTAGGTTTACTAGAACATTTTCCAGATGAATATAAACCTGAAGTGGTAGATTGGCATCGGAAGTTTTTAAAGACAGGTGGCTATGCGATTTTCACGACTCCACGGAATCAGTTTAAATCCCGTATGTATTATCGGATTATGGCAGATGTCATGAATCATACTTATAGAGAGCTTATGACATTGGAGCAAATGGGATTGTATATTTATGAGAATGGTTTTGATATCGTACAGAGTGGCTATATCAAAGTTCATAACGGTGTTGTTGCTAAAGCTCGATAA
- a CDS encoding type 1 glutamine amidotransferase domain-containing protein gives MSNERILMVLTNHTKITDDHKTGLWLEEFAVPYNTFKEQGYDVKVTSIDGGEVPLDPNSIPEEEKDEWKDAQEELKNTAKLTKEDSEGFDAVFLPGGHGTMFDFPDSETLQLVLQEHAEADKVIGSVCHGPAGLVNVTYKDGTPLVKGKKVNGFTDEEEKDMGLDPHMPFLLETKLREKGGDFVSGDSWSDFSVRDGNLVTGQNPMSSQSAANKVVEALQS, from the coding sequence ATGAGTAACGAACGCATTTTAATGGTGTTAACGAATCACACGAAGATTACAGATGATCATAAAACAGGCCTATGGCTAGAAGAATTCGCAGTACCTTATAACACATTCAAAGAGCAAGGGTACGATGTTAAAGTCACAAGCATTGATGGTGGAGAAGTTCCTCTTGACCCAAACAGTATTCCTGAAGAGGAGAAAGATGAATGGAAGGATGCTCAGGAAGAACTAAAAAACACAGCAAAGCTTACGAAAGAAGATAGTGAAGGCTTCGATGCTGTATTTTTACCAGGTGGTCACGGAACAATGTTCGACTTCCCAGATAGTGAAACATTGCAACTTGTCCTTCAAGAACATGCAGAAGCTGATAAAGTAATCGGCTCCGTATGTCATGGTCCAGCTGGGCTTGTGAATGTCACTTATAAAGATGGCACGCCTTTAGTAAAAGGGAAAAAAGTAAATGGCTTCACCGATGAAGAGGAAAAAGATATGGGGCTTGATCCACATATGCCATTCCTTCTTGAAACAAAGCTTCGTGAAAAAGGCGGAGACTTTGTATCAGGTGATAGCTGGTCCGACTTTTCGGTTCGCGATGGAAACCTAGTGACAGGACAAAA
- a CDS encoding GNAT family N-acetyltransferase, with protein sequence MTVLTYNKADEFLSKVEPFLMKNEALNNLPLGISYRLANEGNHYQSEPFLGYKQRSDGEIHYALLRTPPHNWILAVEQDLSYEDVDSFLTYIDENHLPFPGLIGSKPSVERIAERWNERTGSSYQIKMEQKVFRLDEVEDIPISNGELRIAQPEHQEIATKWLNMFGEEAGEPTLAESPEDTIKRMIQNQSLRLWIDDGEPVSMANATRPTINGITLGPVYTPNEHKRKGYASSLVAKLSQSLLDEGYSFTSLYTDLSNPTSNKIYQRIGYKPIGDSIVIQFEDHV encoded by the coding sequence ATGACAGTGTTAACCTATAACAAAGCGGATGAATTTCTGAGTAAAGTGGAACCTTTTTTAATGAAGAATGAGGCACTGAATAACTTACCTCTAGGGATTAGCTATCGACTTGCTAATGAAGGCAATCACTATCAAAGTGAACCTTTCTTAGGATATAAGCAACGAAGTGATGGAGAGATTCATTACGCCTTATTGAGAACGCCTCCTCATAACTGGATTTTAGCTGTTGAACAAGACCTTTCGTATGAAGATGTAGATAGTTTTTTGACCTATATAGATGAAAATCATTTACCTTTTCCAGGGTTAATTGGGTCGAAACCTTCTGTGGAGCGTATTGCAGAGCGATGGAATGAGAGAACGGGTTCTTCTTACCAAATAAAAATGGAACAGAAAGTTTTTCGTCTAGATGAAGTTGAAGATATCCCGATTTCGAATGGTGAGCTTCGAATCGCCCAACCTGAACATCAAGAGATCGCAACAAAATGGTTGAATATGTTTGGAGAAGAAGCAGGGGAACCTACGTTGGCTGAAAGTCCAGAAGATACGATCAAGCGCATGATCCAGAATCAATCATTACGTTTGTGGATAGATGATGGAGAGCCTGTTTCAATGGCGAATGCTACACGTCCAACAATAAACGGGATTACATTAGGGCCTGTGTACACACCAAATGAGCATAAACGAAAAGGCTATGCTTCAAGTCTTGTGGCGAAGCTAAGTCAAAGCTTATTAGATGAAGGGTATTCCTTCACGTCGTTGTACACCGATTTAAGTAATCCAACTTCAAATAAAATTTATCAACGAATTGGATATAAACCAATTGGAGACTCTATTGTGATTCAATTTGAAGATCATGTATAG
- the kynU gene encoding kynureninase, producing MDLSREFAKELDAQDALSVYRDEFYIQPETIYMDGNSLGLLSKRAEKSVLELLESWKTLGINGWMQGDHPWFYLSEKLGKMSASLVGAKAEEVVVTGSTTTNLHQLVSTFYKPKGKRTKILADELNFPSDIYALQSQLKLQGYDPDHHLIRVKSRDGRLIDEDDIIGNMHEDVALVVLPTVLYRSGQLLDIERLTKEAHKRGILIGFDGCHSVGAIPHEFHKWGVDFAYWCNYKYLNSGPGGVASLFVHEKHFGEVPGLAGWFGSDKEKQFDMEHTFSPAGDAGAFQIGTPHVMSVAPLLGSLEMFEEATIEKVREKSLRSTRYLMDLIEAELSSNGFVIGNPKEDENRGGHVCLEHPEAARICKSLKDHGVVPDFRAPNVIRLAPVALYVSYEEVWETVQIMKRIMDEKLYGKHENKREIIA from the coding sequence TTGGATTTGTCTAGAGAATTTGCGAAAGAGTTGGATGCACAGGATGCGTTATCAGTCTATCGTGATGAGTTTTACATACAACCGGAAACGATTTATATGGATGGAAATTCATTAGGTCTACTTTCAAAGAGAGCGGAAAAGTCTGTTCTTGAGCTTTTAGAGTCGTGGAAGACGCTAGGAATTAATGGATGGATGCAAGGGGATCATCCATGGTTCTATTTATCTGAAAAACTGGGTAAGATGAGTGCTAGCTTAGTAGGAGCAAAAGCTGAAGAGGTTGTTGTAACCGGTTCCACAACTACAAACCTTCATCAGCTAGTCTCAACATTTTACAAGCCCAAAGGAAAGCGGACCAAGATTCTAGCAGATGAGCTTAACTTTCCGTCTGATATTTATGCTCTACAAAGTCAGCTTAAGCTGCAAGGCTACGATCCTGACCACCACCTGATTCGCGTGAAAAGTCGAGACGGTCGTTTAATTGATGAGGATGACATCATTGGGAATATGCACGAGGACGTTGCACTTGTAGTTTTACCAACGGTCCTTTATCGCAGTGGTCAGCTTCTTGATATTGAACGGTTAACAAAAGAAGCTCACAAGCGAGGCATACTGATTGGTTTTGATGGCTGCCATTCAGTTGGGGCAATACCACACGAGTTTCATAAATGGGGAGTGGATTTTGCTTATTGGTGTAACTACAAATATTTAAATAGTGGTCCAGGTGGAGTAGCATCACTCTTTGTACATGAGAAACATTTCGGTGAAGTACCTGGACTGGCAGGGTGGTTTGGCTCAGATAAAGAAAAGCAATTCGATATGGAGCATACTTTTTCGCCTGCAGGAGACGCGGGAGCTTTCCAAATTGGTACACCTCACGTCATGAGTGTAGCCCCATTGCTTGGTTCTTTGGAAATGTTTGAGGAAGCGACGATTGAAAAAGTGCGTGAGAAATCATTGAGAAGTACACGTTATTTAATGGATTTGATAGAGGCTGAACTATCTTCGAACGGTTTTGTCATCGGGAATCCAAAAGAGGATGAGAATAGAGGCGGTCATGTTTGTCTAGAGCACCCAGAAGCTGCGAGGATCTGTAAATCACTTAAAGACCATGGCGTAGTGCCTGACTTTAGAGCACCGAATGTCATTCGCTTGGCTCCTGTGGCGTTATATGTTTCCTATGAAGAAGTATGGGAAACGGTTCAGATCATGAAGCGGATTATGGATGAAAAGCTCTATGGAAAACATGAAAATAAACGAGAGATCATAGCGTAA
- a CDS encoding YwbE family protein has product MNGQNRKDISPGIEVDIVLKKDQRSGKLTRGTVKDILTNSSQHPHGIKVRLQDGQVGRVKNIV; this is encoded by the coding sequence ATGAACGGACAAAACCGCAAAGATATTTCACCAGGAATTGAAGTGGATATCGTTTTAAAGAAGGATCAACGAAGTGGCAAGCTTACGAGAGGAACCGTGAAGGATATTTTGACGAATTCAAGTCAACATCCACATGGGATTAAAGTTCGTTTGCAAGATGGCCAGGTAGGTCGAGTTAAAAATATCGTGTAA
- a CDS encoding TIM barrel protein, which translates to MPHKLGLSGSTILSNPKQLHELFLEELDHIEIGEFPDEDAFQLFLDHVKHTQRSFGIHSPLMRNNSKYDLIEYVHIEPEKAWYQIEEEAKRLSSLGAEYVLVHFPYFKTDRNGDVHKDIEQGLEKLSHLQVQYDIPFVCEPKLGQNRNPCGIHYLDDFSVERWKNYGIPLCFDVGDYLLADADHIFGHIHKWQDYIKVVHLHNVSFQNGDANKYIWSPVHSSQENDSDFYTLEPIIRKLAQGSDIRFLFEHTPHHVPSQKYVREGIEWVRKLIK; encoded by the coding sequence TTGCCACATAAATTAGGATTATCAGGAAGCACCATTTTATCAAACCCAAAACAATTACATGAACTATTTCTTGAAGAGCTTGACCACATTGAAATCGGTGAATTCCCTGATGAAGATGCTTTTCAATTGTTTTTAGACCATGTAAAACATACTCAGCGAAGCTTTGGCATTCATTCTCCACTTATGAGAAATAACAGCAAATATGATCTCATTGAGTATGTACATATAGAACCAGAGAAAGCTTGGTATCAAATTGAAGAAGAAGCTAAGCGCCTCTCATCTTTAGGTGCAGAATATGTTCTTGTTCATTTTCCTTACTTTAAAACAGATCGTAATGGTGATGTACATAAAGATATTGAGCAAGGCTTAGAGAAGCTTAGCCACCTTCAAGTCCAGTATGATATTCCTTTTGTTTGTGAACCCAAATTAGGGCAAAATCGTAATCCATGCGGCATTCACTATTTGGATGACTTTTCTGTTGAGAGATGGAAAAATTATGGCATTCCTCTTTGCTTTGATGTCGGTGACTATTTGTTAGCTGATGCTGATCATATTTTCGGCCATATTCATAAATGGCAAGATTATATTAAGGTTGTACACCTACACAACGTATCATTTCAAAATGGTGATGCGAACAAATACATATGGTCTCCAGTTCACTCAAGCCAGGAAAACGATTCAGATTTTTATACACTTGAACCTATTATTCGAAAGCTCGCTCAAGGGTCTGATATACGATTTTTATTTGAGCATACCCCACACCACGTTCCATCACAGAAATATGTTCGAGAAGGAATTGAATGGGTTCGTAAACTTATTAAATAA
- a CDS encoding SRPBCC domain-containing protein, protein MLNEDLTAVFKALSHPIRMSILDQLKEGPKTTGDLDSLFPDVSRYAVMKHLNALQDADLILVRREGRSRLNYLNVVPLQQVYERWVSQYQSGFAQSLTSLKQSLEGSNEEMSEQGLKHDAFQIEQEVTINASPQKVFEGLTRDIGQWWAYRLCGEGSRMTMDPHPGGKFLEEGIEGANALWGTVQFVKENEEIRLNGLLGMSGAVNSAYSFKLEPNGDATVLKLSHHAVGLIDPEWEKMHAEGWKELLGDFLKNYLEQGKRPEID, encoded by the coding sequence ATGCTAAATGAAGATCTTACAGCTGTATTTAAAGCTCTTAGTCACCCGATAAGAATGAGTATTCTAGATCAATTAAAAGAAGGACCCAAAACCACAGGTGATCTGGACTCGCTTTTTCCAGACGTATCACGGTACGCCGTCATGAAACATTTAAACGCGCTTCAGGATGCTGACCTTATTCTGGTAAGAAGAGAAGGGAGATCACGACTGAACTATTTAAATGTGGTACCGTTACAGCAAGTTTATGAACGTTGGGTGAGTCAGTATCAATCAGGCTTTGCCCAGTCCTTAACATCTTTAAAACAATCATTAGAAGGGAGTAATGAAGAAATGAGTGAGCAAGGTTTAAAGCACGATGCATTTCAAATTGAACAAGAGGTTACGATTAATGCTTCCCCTCAAAAAGTTTTTGAAGGCTTAACACGAGACATTGGACAATGGTGGGCCTATCGCTTATGTGGTGAAGGTTCTAGAATGACGATGGATCCCCACCCTGGTGGAAAATTCCTTGAAGAAGGAATTGAAGGCGCTAATGCATTATGGGGAACGGTTCAATTTGTGAAAGAAAATGAGGAGATTCGCTTAAATGGTCTACTTGGTATGTCAGGTGCTGTGAATAGTGCATATTCTTTCAAACTTGAACCAAACGGAGATGCCACCGTTCTTAAGCTATCCCACCATGCTGTTGGCTTGATTGATCCAGAATGGGAAAAGATGCACGCAGAAGGATGGAAAGAACTCCTAGGAGATTTCTTGAAAAATTATCTCGAGCAAGGAAAACGCCCTGAAATCGATTAA
- a CDS encoding ABC-F family ATP-binding cassette domain-containing protein, with protein sequence MSILSVEQLYKTYGEKVLFENISFTIEEKQRIGLIGVNGTGKSTLLKVLAGIDSAEKGQISHSNQFHIEYLPQEPDLDHSLSVLDQIYYGDSKVMRTMREYEQALQELEAHPEDEKKQTKLFHAQQKMDENDAWEANTVAKTVLTRLGVSDYTKPVSELSGGQKKRVAIAKALIQPADLLILDEPTNHLDNETIEWLESFLAQYSGSLILVTHDRYFLNRVTNHIYELDKGQLYIYEGNYETFLAKKAEREELERKNEEKRQNTLRRELEWLRRGPKARGTKQKARVDRVKSLRDQKGPEQEDQLDIAIGSTRLGNDVLELEGVTKSFEGVPVLEDFNYLVVPGERLGIIGPNGSGKTTLLNIMAGRLEADAGSVKTGQTVKIGYYTQDHDELDGSLRVVEYIKEEAEVIHTIEGDEITAEQMLERFMFPRYMQWTYISKLSGGERRRLYLLRVLMQEPNVLFLDEPTNDLDTQTLSVLEEYLDHFPGVVITVSHDRYFLDKVVDHLIAFEGNGKTRRFQGNYSEYLDVKREEEGAALAEQRRLAKEEKKESPKQKEKRRKLSYHEQQEWNSIEDRIEELELRLEEVQKEITEAGSDAVRAQELVQEQEETEQKLEELMERWEELSTIVEESKQ encoded by the coding sequence ATGAGTATATTATCAGTCGAGCAATTATATAAAACATACGGCGAGAAGGTCTTGTTTGAGAATATCTCGTTTACAATTGAAGAAAAACAGCGAATCGGTTTAATCGGTGTGAACGGAACAGGTAAATCTACGCTGTTAAAAGTTCTAGCTGGAATCGATTCGGCAGAGAAGGGGCAGATTTCGCACTCGAATCAGTTCCATATTGAATATTTACCACAGGAACCTGATCTCGATCATTCCTTATCGGTCTTAGACCAAATTTATTATGGTGATTCAAAAGTGATGCGGACGATGCGAGAATATGAGCAAGCATTGCAGGAGCTCGAAGCGCATCCAGAAGATGAAAAGAAGCAGACAAAGTTATTCCACGCACAACAAAAGATGGATGAAAACGACGCATGGGAAGCAAATACGGTTGCGAAAACAGTTTTAACACGCCTCGGTGTATCGGATTATACAAAACCTGTAAGCGAGTTGTCTGGTGGTCAGAAAAAGCGGGTAGCCATCGCGAAAGCATTAATCCAACCAGCAGATCTGCTCATTTTAGACGAGCCTACTAACCACTTAGACAATGAGACGATTGAATGGTTGGAGTCATTCCTAGCTCAATATAGTGGTTCACTTATTTTGGTTACACACGATCGTTATTTCTTAAATCGTGTCACGAATCATATTTATGAGCTGGATAAAGGCCAGTTATATATTTATGAAGGAAATTATGAAACCTTCTTAGCCAAAAAAGCTGAGCGTGAAGAGCTAGAGCGTAAAAATGAAGAGAAGCGTCAAAATACATTACGACGTGAGTTGGAGTGGCTGCGTAGAGGTCCAAAGGCAAGAGGAACGAAGCAAAAGGCACGTGTAGATCGCGTGAAATCCTTACGTGATCAAAAAGGACCTGAACAAGAGGACCAGCTCGATATCGCAATTGGTTCAACTAGATTAGGGAATGACGTGCTGGAGCTTGAAGGGGTGACCAAATCTTTCGAAGGAGTTCCAGTATTAGAAGATTTCAATTATCTCGTTGTACCAGGTGAGCGTCTTGGCATTATTGGACCAAATGGCAGTGGGAAAACAACCCTCTTAAATATTATGGCAGGTCGTCTTGAAGCGGATGCCGGGTCTGTAAAAACGGGTCAGACTGTGAAAATTGGATACTATACTCAGGATCACGATGAATTAGATGGTTCGCTTCGTGTCGTTGAATATATTAAAGAAGAAGCGGAAGTCATTCATACAATTGAAGGCGATGAAATTACAGCCGAGCAGATGCTTGAGCGGTTTATGTTCCCTCGTTACATGCAGTGGACGTATATTTCAAAACTATCAGGTGGCGAACGTCGACGTCTGTACTTGCTACGTGTACTAATGCAGGAACCGAACGTACTGTTTCTGGATGAGCCGACAAACGACTTAGATACACAGACTCTATCTGTTTTAGAGGAATACTTGGATCACTTCCCAGGTGTCGTTATTACTGTTTCCCACGATCGTTATTTCTTGGATAAAGTTGTCGATCATTTAATTGCATTTGAAGGGAACGGAAAAACACGCCGATTCCAGGGGAACTATAGCGAGTATTTAGATGTGAAGCGTGAAGAAGAGGGTGCAGCCCTTGCGGAACAACGACGTTTAGCAAAAGAGGAAAAGAAAGAGTCACCAAAGCAAAAAGAAAAACGTCGTAAGCTTTCTTATCATGAGCAACAAGAATGGAATTCCATTGAGGACCGAATCGAAGAACTCGAGCTACGTTTAGAAGAAGTCCAAAAGGAAATTACGGAAGCTGGTAGTGATGCAGTTCGCGCACAAGAGCTCGTACAAGAACAGGAAGAAACCGAGCAAAAACTTGAAGAACTCATGGAACGTTGGGAAGAACTATCCACGATTGTGGAGGAATCCAAACAGTAA